One Thamnophis elegans isolate rThaEle1 chromosome 2, rThaEle1.pri, whole genome shotgun sequence genomic window, aggcccctaacatgtggggtacctcagggttcggtcctatcccccctactatttaacatatacatgaaaccgctgggcgagatcattcggaggcacgggataaaataccatcaatatgcggacgatacgcaattgtatctgtccgccccgtgccaactcaatgaagcggtggacgtgatgaaccagggtttggaggccgttaagaactggatgagtgctaacaaactggtactcaacccggataaaaccgagtggctgttgtgcttcccccccaataatttggctaatacaccaacgcttaggctggggggtcaaattttatacccctcagatagggtccgcaacttaggagtcctcctggatccacagctgacttttgatcaccagctgtcggctgtgaccaggggggcatttgcccaggtttgcctggtccgccagttgcggccctacctagaccggggggctctcacaacagtcactcgagcccttgtgatctctagactggaatactgcaatgggctctacatggggttgcccttgaggtgcatccggcgactacagctagtccaaaatgcagccgcgcgagtgatagtgggcgcaccgcggttcgcccacgttacacctgtcctccgcgagctgcactggctacctgttggtctccgggtgcgcttcaggatactgatgaccatctttaaagcactccatggtagtggatctgggtacttgagagaccgccttctgccgattacctccctaaatcgaccaattagatcgcacagactgggcctcctccgaatcccatctgccagtcaatgtcgactggcgaccacacggaggagagccttttctgttgctgccccgaccctgtggaacgagctccccatggagatccgtaccctcaccactatccagaccttccgcgcagccctcaagatctggctctcccagcaggcctggggataggtttccaattacccgcccgagtgtttgattgctgaatgaaagttgtgttttattattttttctttgtgcacatattgttctgtttctgaccttgcacccccctcccctgtggttgtaagccgccctgagtcccctcagggaaaagggcggcatataaatcccaataaacctataaacctaaacctaaacaaaaaacgggctgttttcggGAGGCCTGCACAGTgcaaaaaacatattttattttgcctcttcaaaatcttggtgcatcttatactctggtgtgtcttatattccgaaaaaaaCGGTACGTGGCAATTATGCTGTGTATGATGAAAATGTGCTGTGCAAGATGTGGTGGGCTAGGATCCTAGGGAAAAAAGGAACATATGTTGGTCACATCTATAAATATACTATAGTTATACTGTGACGTTTAGGCTGAAGTGATGAGCCACTGCCCTGTTGCTATGGCAAGGCGGCAGAATCCTGAAAATTGAGTGTCTTTGAGGACGTAAGGTATATAAGGCAAGAGTGAAGAATGGGAGGTGCTCCGTCAGTTTCAATCCTTCCCTTCTGGCGGCTCGATTGATTTGACCCTCATTGCAATGTGATTAATGTAGGTGCTTTACGTTTATTATGCTGTAAATTCTAATAAAACATCTGGATTCTGAAGTGACACTTTTTGTGGTGTACTGTCTGTTCAATCATTATTAAATGTAGCTACGCTCATAATCAGCTTCCCCTCcactccccccctcccagttgagaagtgaatctggcttccccattgactttgcttgttggaaggtcgcaaaaagagcACAGTGGCGGCCGTAAGTgtgaaccatttgccaagcacgtgaaatttgatcacatgactctgtgtgtgtgtgtgtgagatgcgAACTatgtcctaagtgtgaaaaacttttATAAATCACTTTCTCTATTGCccctgtaactttgaactgtcactaaatagaATGTAAGTTGATTTTTGCAGTTGTTACTTGTTCTGTAGGCAAAAAGGGAAGGGATCCTTTGTGCAGAGGCTTATTCTGAGAGTGGAGCCAGAAGGAGAAATTCTGGGCTGAgttggggggaggagagaggaaggacagAGGGACAGAAGACAAAGAATTTGGAAGTGATGGTTGCTTCAATGTGAGATCTCCaagggagggtggggaggggagaggatctCTAAAGCCTTTTCCTATTGCAGAGCCACCTGCTCAGTCTCCGTATCCTTCCTGGGGATCCCGTGGAGGGAAGCTGAAGGGATCCGACAGAGCTAGGAAAAGGTTAACCAGCAGCCGGGAAGGTTCCTATGACGGAGCTTCTCCAGGTGCCTTTTTTCAGCTTCAGCTCAcaggaagaagatgatgatgatgatttcccCCCATCGGGAGGATCCAAAAGGGATCGGGAACCCGATGTGGGCAGATTGCCAGAATTGGCTGCGTCTCTCGCGGCCCCCAGAGGAGGGGATGATGGGTTGGGGGGAAgcgagggaagaggaggaggaactgcATTTGGGCGACCATCCGGCCCCGGGTGTGGAGGAGGCGATGCCGGCAGGGATCCTCCCCCCACGAAACGCCTGCAGGGATCCATAGGACGAGaaaggcagagagggatgggggggggagcagctgcCTAGATCCACTTTGAGAATCTTTGGATCCACCAGAAGGGATCCGCCGGAGGCTCCTTCCCGATCCTCCCCCTGGCGCTCCCCCAACCGCGGCTGCACGGAGGCCTCTTTTCTCTTCCCCGATCCCGCCTCAAGCCGCGGAAGGGAGCCCGGAGAGTCCGGGAGCGGCTCTTCCTGGGGCTCCTCCGCATCCCCCTCTTCTCCAGCCTCGGCAGGCGCCGCCATCCCCGCCCTTCCCTCCGCCACTCTCGGGCCTTCCGTTGCCCTCAGGGACGCTGGAGCCCCGGCGGGGAACCGAAGGGCGCTCTTCGCATGGGCAGAGGCACCCCGGACTgcacagaaggaggaggggaggagcccCAGCTGGGAAGGGGAGGGGCTGAGGCTGCAATAGGGGGAGGGGCCACAGGGCGAAGGGCGGAGCCATTAAGCAGAGCAGAAGCCCCGCCCCcggctctgtctctctccccctcccccccgccttaCTGCCTGGATTTCCGCTTCCCACGGTGATTTCCGCTCCTTCCTCGGAGGATCTGCGCTGGATCCTTCGGGAGAGGCTCCTGGATCCCGCTGGGGGCAGGTGGGGCTGCTCTCCCTTCGCCCTCCAGGCCGCCCCTCCAGCCAGgagatctcccccccgccccccgccagGAGGAAGGGAGCTGCGGATCCCGATCTTCGGCTCGCAGGGTTTTCCTCGGGGAGATCCGGGCTCTGGCGTTGCTTGAAGGGAGCGGATCCCGCCCTTCCCTCCAGGGGGACAAAAGGGGCTCCGTCcctcggctggatctgccccCTCCTCTCCCGGGCAAGGCTCCCCGAGGGGGCTCCGGGTGAATCCGGGAAGGAACTTTGGGGTAAGTTATTTTTTTAGAAGGTCTCTCTGTGGTCCGTCAGAGGTCTCTGAGCATCCCTATCCCACAGGTGGAGTTGGAAAAACGGAGCTTTAAAACCTTTGTTGAGATTTGTCATGTGCTCTTAACACAGAGCGACCTCATTGCAGTGGGGGGGTGGGAgtttgggagaaagaaaaaaggctcTAAATGAACTGAATTGAGTTCATGTTGTCTTAACCCACAAAGATCCTTTTTCTCTGAGCTCAATTTAAAAGGGGAACAGATGAAATCCTTGTTCTTATGCTAATGTTTCATCTGCTTGGTAGAATCAGgagaaatattttccttcttttgccctgAAGGGGCTGTGATGTGGCCCTGAAGGGTGGATGCTTTACAAAGCAAAGGTTTTAAGGAGCTTTGGAGGCTGGTTGCCACCTGatgttctcctctccttcctgactattccctgagggactgcCATGAAAGGGTGGGAGGCAGAATGAATCTGAGGGGGGGGAGCCTTGCAACCTCCAAAAAGAGCAGGAAAGAGGAGCCCTTTTCTGATCTCTCTCACCTTCCTTTGAGTTTTCCTATTCACAACTATGCATTGGTCCCTCTTGGGCTTCATCCTGCTGGTTTCCTCCATTATGGCCCAACAAGATCTTCTTGAACCTCGATTCTGTCTCCTGTTATTTTGTATCCTCCTCAAACAACcctatttttctcttcctcctccaggtCGTTTATAGATTAAGCTCAGCATTATGTCGGCATCTGAGTCCTTTTCATTTCCCTTTGCAGGGGAATAGTGAAGATGTGGCTGTGAACtccagagaggagaaaggggcaTTCTTGGATCAGACCCCCACCCGAAATTTTGGCCGGGACTCAATCTTAGAAAATTTGGAAATCTTGGCCCCGTTGTAGGAGGAGCTTCCTGCACAAAGGGCCAATCGGTTAAGGAGAAATCAAACTGTTTGGCGGTGGGGATCCTCCCTGGCCTTGACCCAGAGGGGTAACAAGTAACCCAGAGACCTCTTAAGATTAACTTTAAAGGTGAGTCATTGAAactttgtttggaaaataagctttttaaaaatctttatgtGTTGCTTTATTTGCTCTGATCGGCAATGATCCTTCTCGGGGCGCCTGTGCTGTCACCCCCGGAGAAAAATGAAACTCCGAATCGGAgccatttccccctcctcctttcctgtgGGATCTTCTGGGATCGAGTCTCTTTTAGGGTGCCCTGACTGAGCTCCTCCTtctaatacacaaacacacacacagcattttgGTCTGACCTGGTTGTGCTCAGGGCATCGGAGAAGCAACCTGGGGTGTTTGTTAAGTGAAGGCAGACCCAGGTGAGAAGCACGGCTTTGTCTTGTGGGGGAGGGAGGCCATCGGAGTCCCATCAGAGTCTGCATTTGACTTGAGGGGTTCCTGGAGAAGCTTAGAGATGCTTTGGGACACGTTGCTTGGAAACAACATGGAACAGGCGGCTTGGAGAATGGCAGGAAGGCTGCAGAGGCCTCCGGTCTGGGAATTAAGGGGGCATTTCTGGATGGCAGCAGTGACACTGGGCTGAAGTCCAGTCCTGGGGTCAGTGGCAGATGGCTGAAATGGCTGAAGGCCCCAGAACTCCACTTAAGGCACCATCTTGGCACTTCTGCCCCATTGCAGGGCCCAGGTGGGGCGACTGAGGCTTCTGGGGGCGGCTGCAGCTCTCCTACTTCACGCGTGGCCTGTGCTGGACTTCCAGGGTCTCCCCGCCCCCCTTCAGGCACCCCTCCACCTCTTCCCTGGGTCtgccttcacttaacaacctcccaaaaatcacttaatgaccacaacaaCATAAGTGTTTTCCTTCTAGAGATATTGTGACTCTCTATATTTCCGAAAAGGAAATACTCTTCTCTGTTTTTCCTTCCAACAGCGGATAAAAGATTGTGACCAAGGATTTACCTTGAAGACAACTGTCAACAGAGGGTAGAAAATCAGCCCAAGGCAGCAGCCGCCCGAAAGGATGAAGCTTAGGAAACGCTTGAATCCCCCATCAAACACAAGCAGCATTGCAAAAAAATCCTATGAATGCTCAGAATGTGGGAAATCCTTTGCCAGCAGGTCCCTCCTTTTGACCCACAGGAAGGTCCATGTGGGAAGTGGATCCAGTCAAGGTTCAGAGGGGAAGAAATCCTTCTCTGGGAAAAATTCCAAAGATCTCAAAATCCCCCCAAGACTAAAACCCTATAAATGTGAGGAATGTGACTTGCGCTTTGGTCAAAAGGCACACCTTCTTACACATCAGAAaatccacactggagagaaacctcACCAGTGTCTAGAATGTGGGAAATTTTTCCGTGAAAAACCCACCCTCAGAAACCAcgagagaatccacacaggggagaaaccttacaagtgttgggaatgtgggaagagctttTCTCAGAAAGCTCATCTTTGTTCCCATGAGAAGATCCATGCAGGAATCAAACCTTACAAGTGCTTTgagtgtggaaaatgtttcacCTGGAGTTCATCTCTTCAGAGTCATTGGAAAACACACacaagggagaaaaatgaaaagtgcCTGGAATGTGGGAAGTGTTTTTCCTGGAAATCAAACCTGCTGCAACATCAGAGAattcacactggagagaaaccttttgaatgccCAGAATGTGAGAAACGATTTGTATATTCTTACGAGCTTCAGAGACACCAGCTGAGGCACAAAGGGGAAAAACGCTATCAATGTGGGGAGTGTGGGAAATTTTTTTATTTGATAGGTGAGCTTCGGGTTCAtgagagaatccacacagggAAGAAACCCTACAAATGTGGGGAGTGTGGAAAATGCTTTTCCCATAAACCAAACCTTAAAACCCATCAGagggtccacacaggagagaagccctacAGATGCGTAGAATGTGGAAAATCTTTTGCTCAAAGTGGAGACCTTTCGTCACATCATaaaatccacacaggggagaagccgtatCAATGCAACGAATGTGGAAGATTTTATCGTACCTCATCAGCCCTTAGAAGTCATGAGAAAGTTCACACgggggaaaaaaaattcaaatgtttaAACTGTGGGAAAGCATT contains:
- the LOC116504549 gene encoding zinc finger protein 239-like, with the protein product MKLRKRLNPPSNTSSIAKKSYECSECGKSFASRSLLLTHRKVHVGSGSSQGSEGKKSFSGKNSKDLKIPPRLKPYKCEECDLRFGQKAHLLTHQKIHTGEKPHQCLECGKFFREKPTLRNHERIHTGEKPYKCWECGKSFSQKAHLCSHEKIHAGIKPYKCFECGKCFTWSSSLQSHWKTHTREKNEKCLECGKCFSWKSNLLQHQRIHTGEKPFECPECEKRFVYSYELQRHQLRHKGEKRYQCGECGKFFYLIGELRVHERIHTGKKPYKCGECGKCFSHKPNLKTHQRVHTGEKPYRCVECGKSFAQSGDLSSHHKIHTGEKPYQCNECGRFYRTSSALRSHEKVHTGEKKFKCLNCGKAFANSTHLRSHSRIHTREKLLKCSV